The genomic DNA AGATGACGATCATGTATTGCTTCGCCTTCCTGCTACTGGCAACCACCGGCGCCGGCAGGCTTTCGGTGGACGCCCGACGACGGCCGACTGTGCAAGCCGCGACCTCGCCGCGCCGGAGGTTCGGCCGGCTAGCGCGCTGAGCGACACTGGATCCGCGCGCTGCCGTCGTTATCGATCCAGCGCGAGATCCTTGCGGAACCGCTTCATCCCGTCGATCTTCTCGGCCAGGGTGGCGTCGGGGCCCGAGTAGAACATCCACGGCATGGTGATGATGCCCTGGATGCCGCCGGCCTCCGCGCGCGCGTAGTGCTCGGGGGTGAAGGCGTCGGTCAACGGCGTGATGATGGTGAAATCATCCATCGTCAAACCCTTTTCGGCGCGCAGATCCCGCAGCCGGTCGACCCGCTGCAAGGCGGCCTCGGTAGAGATCAGGTCGCCGATCCAGCCGTCATGGCGCGCAGCGCGGCGCAGCGCGATGTCAGACAGACCGCCCACGTAGATCGGGATCGGCGGCGGAGTGGGCTCCATCTCGAGCCGAGGCGTGGTGTAGAACTCGCCGTCGAACTCGGTCCAGCCGGGCTCCCACAGCTGCTTCATCAGCTCGAGCATCTCGTCGGTGCGCTTTCCGCGTCGCGCGAACTGCTGGCCCAGCAGCCCGAACTCCTCCTCGCACCAGCCCACCCCGATGCCGAGTTCCAGCCGTCCGCCGGCCAGATAGGCCGCGGTGCCAATGGCTTTCGCAGCCGAATACGGGTCGCGCATCGCAGGCAGGTAGACCGTGGTGACGAACTTCAGCCGAGTAGTGACCAGTGCCAGCGCCCCGATCATCACCCACGGATCCGGCCAGTCGGTGAACGCCTCCCAGCGCCGCTTGCCGTCCTTTGTGTACGGATACGGCGTGGACAGCGTCTCCAGATTCACCACATGATCCGGGATGCCCATCCCGTCGTATCCGAGATCGTCTGCGGCCCTCGCTACTTCGACGGCCTCCCGGGTGTCCATGAAAGCCATGCTCACGTAGAACTTCATCCGGCGTCCCGCGCCCATGCCGGAGTGATGAAGACGCCTTCCGCCTCGACGGTGATTCCGTCGCCGTCGCTGATGTGGCCCCTGGCAAAGGTTTTGACACCTTCGGTCCGGTCGATGTACGCCTCGGCCCGCAGCGGCCCCAGCGGCGTGCCGCGGCGGTACCGGCAGGTGATGGTGCCGGTGTAGCGCGGTTCGTTCAGTCCCCCGCTGGCCACCTCACCGAGAATGTGGTCGAGCACCAGGGCACAGATCCCACCGTGCACCCAGCCCAGCGGCCCCTCGTAGGCGGCACCCAGCACGAATTCACTCCAGCAGCTGCCGTCCTCGGAGTGCTCGATCACCAGTGGCGGGGCCAGCGCATTGCGCAGGCCGACGACCGGATTCGCCCACACCACCGGACGGTTCGTCTCGGCGTGCAGCATGGCCTGTGACCCATCGCGCTGTTCGCGGCGCAGTGCGGCGGTGACGGCCTCGACAGCCGTGGTCGCCTCGGCGATGGTCTGCGAGTCCACCTCGGTGCGGACTCCGGCGTCGACGAGTTCGCGCATGGCCCGGGCGAACGGCTCATAGAGTGCTTCGAGCCGATCGTGCTCGGCCGCGGTGATGACGTCGAACGTGTGCTGCATCCGGACTCCCAGTGAATTGGTTATACGCCCTTATTAACACCAACCACTGCGGCGTCCCGCACGCGGGGGCCAGTTAGGCCCTACCGACTACTCCCCGCCGAAAATCTTCCGGACCACGCCCTTCGCCCGCCGCGTCACCCGCAGGTAGTTGTCCAGGAACTCCCCGCCGTCGTCGCTGCCCCATCCGGCCGCCAGGGCGACCGCGTTGAGCTGACGGCCCGGACCGGGCAGCTGATCGGTGGGCTTGCCGCGCACCAGCACCAGAGCATTGCGTGCCCGCGTGGCCGTCAGCCAGGCTTCCCGCAACAGCTCGACGTCATCCTCGGCGACCAGTTCGGCCGCGCCGATCACGTCGAGGGTCTGCAATGTCGAAGTGTTGTGCAGCGCAGGCAGCTTGTGTGCGTACCGCAGCTGAAGCAGCTGCACGGTCCACTCGATGTCGGCCAGCCCGCCGCGGCCCAGCTTGGTGTGGGTGTTGGGGTCGGCACCGCGGGGCAGCCGTTCGGCGTCCACGCGTGCCTTGATCCGACGGATCTCCTGGACGGCTTCGGCCGACACCCCGCCGGCGGGGTAACGCGTCTTGTCGGCAATGAGCAGAAAGCGTTCGCCGAGTTCCAGATCTCCGGCCACCCGGTGGGCCCGCAGCAGGGCTTGGATCTCCCACGGCTGAGCCCACTGCTCGTAATAGGCCGCATATGACGCCAGCGTGCGCACCAGCGGCCCGCTACGGCCCTCCGGGCGCAGCCCGGTGTCGACCTCCAACGGCGGGTCCGCGCTCGGTGTCCCCAGCAGGGCCCTCACCTGTTCGGCGACGCTCACTGACCAGCGCACGGCTGCCGAATCCTCGACGCCGGTGTTCGGTTCGCACACGAACATCACGTCGGCGTCGGAGCCGTATCCCAGCTCGCCGCCGCCGAGCCGGCCCATGCCGATCACGGCGATGCGTGCGGGCGCACCGGATTCGGGTGTGTTGGCCCGGATCACTGCGTCCAGTGCGGCCTGCAGCACGGCGACCCAGACCGCGGTCAGCGCCCGGCACACGTCGGTAACGTCGAGCAAGCCCAGCACGTCCGCGGAGGCGATGCGGGCCAGTTCCCGACGGCGCAGCGTGCGGGCGGCGGCGATGCCGCGCACCGGGTCTGGGTGTCGGCCGGCCGAGGCCACCAGCGCGCGGGCCATGCTGTCGGGATCGCCGTCGAGCAGCTTCGGGCCGTTGGGCCCGTCCGCGTAGAGCTGGATCACCTCGGGGGCGCGCATCAGCAGTTCGGGGATGTAGGCCGAGGTGCCCAACACCCGCATCAGCCGCTTGGCCACCGCCCCCTCGTCGCGCAGAGTCGACAGGTACCAGCGCTGCTCGGCCAGTTCCTCGCTGATCCGGCGGTAGGCCAGCAGGCCGGCGTCCGGGTCGGGGGTGTCCGACAGCCAGTCCAACAGGGTCGGCAGCAGCACCTGCTGCACGGTTGCTCGCCGTCCGGTCTGCCCGGTGAGGGCGGCCAGGTGGGTCAGTGCGCTCTGTGGTCCCTCGTAACCCAGTGCGGCAAGCTGTCGTTCGGCCGCCTCGGTGCTCATGCCGGCGCCGATGCCCAGCGCCGGTTGGCCCACCGATTCCAGCAGCGGTTGGTAGAAGAGCTTGGCGTGCAATCGCGACACCCGCATGCTCTGCCGCTTGAGTTCCTCGCGCAGTACGCCCGCCGCGTCGTGACGACCGTCGGGGCGCACGTGCGCGGCCCGGGCCAGCCAGCGGTACGCCTCGTCGTCGCTCTCGTCGGGCAGCATGTGGGTGCGTTTGAGCCGCTGCAGCTGCAGCCGGTGCTCGAGCAGCCGCAGGAATTCATAGGAGGCGGTCAGGTTGGCAGTGTCGTCGCGACCGATGTAACCGCCCTCGCCGAGGGCCGTCAGCGCATCGACAGTGGACGCCACATGCAGTGAGTCGTCATTGCGTCCGTGCACCAATTGCAGGAGCTGGACGGCGAATTCGACGTCACGCAGGCCGCCGGTGCCCAGCTTGAGCTCGCGGGCCCGCACTCCGGCCGGGACAAGTTCCTCGACGCGACGGCGCATGGCCTGCACCTCGGGAACGAAATCCTCACGCTCGCAGGCGGTCCACACCATGGGCATCAATGCTTCGATGTAGGCCTTACCGAGTTCGGCGTCGCCCGCGGCGGGGCGCGCCTTGAGCAATGCCTGGAATTCCCAGGTTTTCGCCCAGCGCTGGTAGTAGGCGACATGGGAATCCAGTGTCCGAACCAGTTGGCCGCGTTTACCTTCGGGGCGCAATGCGGCGTCGACTTCGAAGAATGCATCGGCGGCGAATCGCATCATCTCGCCTGCCACCCGGGTTGCGGTGGCCAGGTTGTCGTCGTTGTCGGATTCATCCGCTCCGCCTACCAGGGGCTCCCCCACGAAGATGACATCGACGTCGCTGACGTAATTCAGTTCGTGTGCACCGCATTTGCCCATGGCGATGACCGCCAGGCGGGGCTGCATCCCGTCTTCGCATACGACGCGGGTGGCCACCGTCAGCGCTGCGCCCAGCGCGGCGTCGGCCAGGTCGGACAGGTGAGCGGCGACCTCGACGAAGGGCAGCACCGGCTCATTCTCGACGGTCGAGGCCACGTCGAGCGCGGCCAGGACCAGCAACCGGTCACGGTAGAGATCTCGCAGCGCAGGTACGGCACTGCTTGTGCCCCTGTCGATCTCGGCAGCGAGTGCAGCAGCGGTGAAGACGCTGCGCAGCTCGTCGATGCCGGGGAGTCCCACCGCGCCAACCAGCAACCGCCACGATTCCGGATGGGCTACGAGGTGATCACCGAGGGCCAGAGAGGATCCCAGTACACCGAACAGCCGGCCCCGGAGTGCCTTGTCGGTCAGGAGCTGACGGTTGAGTTCGTCGGTGCCGGCCCCGAGCGCATCGGCCAACCGGACCATGGCCAGCAGCGCGCTGTCGGCGTCCGGTGCGCGCGACAGCGACCACAGGAGCTCGACGTGTGCCTCGGTGTTCCAGCCGAGCTGTTCCAGTTCGGCTGCCGCTTGCGGATGCACCAGACCGAGCCGACCGACGCTGGGCAGTTTCGGGCGATCGGTGGCAGGTTTGGGCACGTTCACGACGGTAGCGCACATGCCGCCGGCACCGGCGCCGACTCTACAGCGAGAGGTAGGTCTTCAGCTCGTACGGGGTGACGTGGCTGCGGTAGTTCTCCCACTCTGCGCGCTTGTTGCGCAGGAAGTAATCGAATACGTGCTCCCCCAACGCTTCCGCAACGAGCTCGGAGTTCTCCATCGCCTCCAGCGCGTTGCCAAGGCTGGTCGGCAGCTCGCGGTAGCCCATGGCACGCCGCTCCTCGGGTGTCAGGCTCCAGACGTCGTCCTCGGCCTGTGGGCCCAGCACGTAACCCTTCTCCACACCGCGCAGCCCGGCGGCCAGCAGCACCGCGAACGTCAGGTACGGGTTGCATGCAGAGTCAGGGCTGCGGACCTCGACGCGTCGTGACGACGCCTTGCGCGGGGTGTACATCGGAACCCGCACCAGCGCCGAGCGGTTGGCCGCACCCCACGAGGCCGCGGTGGGCGCTTCGCCGCCGTGCACCAGACGCTTGTAGGAGTTCACCCACTGGTTGGTGACGGCGCTGATCTCGCTGGCGTGCTCCAGGATGCCCGCGATGAAGGACTTGGCCACATCGGACAGCTGCAGCGGGTCGTCGGGGCTGTGGAAGGCGTTGGTGTCGCCTTCGAACAGGCTCATATGGGTGTGCATGGCCGAACCGGGGTGTTCGCCGAACGGCTTGGGCATGAACGACGCACGCACGCCGTCGGCCAGGGCGACCTCCTTGACCAGGTAGCGGAAGGTCATCACGTTGTCGGCCATCGACAGCGCATCGGCGTAGCGCAGGTCGATCTCCTGCTGCCCGGGCGCACCCTCGTGGTGGCTGAACTCCACCGAGATGCCCATCTGTTCCAGGGCCTCGATGGCGTGGCGGCGGAAGTTGGGGGCCGAATCGTGCACGGCCTGGTCGAAGTACCCGCTGTTGTCGGCCGGCACCGGCACCGAACCGTCGTCCGGGCCGGGCTGCAGCAGGAAGAACTCGATCTCCGGATGCACGTAGCAGCTGAAGCCCAGGTCGCTGGCCTTGGCCAGCTGGCGTCGCAGCACGTGCCGGGAGTCGGCCCAGGACGGAGAGCCGTCCGGCATGGTGATATCGCAGAACATGCGCGCCGAGTAGTGCTTGCCGGCGCTGGTGGTCCAGGGCAGTACCTGGAAGGTCGAGGGATCGGGACGGGCGACGGTGTCCGATTCCGAGACGCGGGCGAAGCCCTCGATGGAGGACCCGTCGAAACCGATGCCCTCCTCGAATGCCCCTTCGAGTTCGGCGGGCGCGATCGCTACCGACTTGAGGTAGCCGAGCACGTCGGTGAACCACAACCGAACGAACCGGATATCGCGTTCCTCCAGGGTGCGCAGCACGAATTCCTTCTGGCGGTCCATGAGCGCAGCGTAGGCATCGGCTGTTAATTCTGTGTTACGGGCCTGCAAGGAGTTAGCAGGAGAGGTCGCCCGGCGAGGCCTGGTTGACGAAGAAGTTCAGCACCGCGGTGTCGACACAGGCGTCCCCGTTGAACACCACGGTGTGTTGGGTGCCCTTGAAGGAGATCAGTGCCGCGCCCATTTGCCCGGCCAGGTCCACACCGGCCTGGTACGGCGTGGCCGGGTCGCCGGTGGTGGACACCACCACGACCTTGCCGGGTCCGGGCCCGGTGATCGGGTGCGGCGCCGACGTCGCGGGCACCGGCCACAGTGCGCAGATGTCGCGGGGCGCGTATCCGGTGAACTCGCCGTAGGACATGAACGGTGCCGCGGCCCGGATCCGCTGATCGGCGTCGGCCCACACCGTCGGGTCGGTGGGGAATGGCGAGTCGACGCACCGGATCGCGGTGAACGCGTCCTGCATGTTCTGGTAGTGCCCGGCATCCGGACCGGCGGAACCGCGACGCCAGTAATCATCCGCGAGCAACAGCAGGTCACCCGCATCGGTGCCGCGCGTCAACCCGAGAAGTCCGCTGGTCAGGTACGGCCAGTACCGCGCCGAGTAGAGGGAATTGCCGGTGCCGGTGATTGCGTCGGCGTAGCCGAGCCCGCGCTGGTCCGCGGTGGGGTGCGGCGTCGTCACCAGTGGATCCACGAGCCGCCGGAACCGGCCGACGAACTGGGCTGGGTCGGTACCCAACGGGCAGTCGGCTGATCTCGCGCAGTCCGCGGCGTAGGTGTCGAAGGCCTTCTGGAAGCCGGCGAGCTGGCGGATGTTCTTGGTGATCGGATCCTGACTGGGGTCGATGGCGCCGTCGAGCACCATGGTGCGCACCCGGTCGCCGAACTGTTCGGCGTAGGCGCCACCCAGTTCGGTGCCGTAGGAGAAGCCCAGATAGTTGATCTGCTCCTCCCCCAGCGCAGCCCGCACCGCATCCATGTCCCGCACCGCCGATGCAGTGCCGACGTTGGCCAAGAACGGTGCACCCATGCGGTCCAGGCACTGCTGGGCGAATTGTCGGTAGACATTTTCGATGTGTGCGACCCCGGCCGGGCTGTAGTCAGCCATCGGCTCGCGGCGGTAGGCGTCGATCTCGGCGTCGGTGCGGCAGCGCAACTCCGGGGTGGAGTGCCCGACGCCGCGCGGGTCGAACCCGACCAGATCGAAATGATCGGTGAGTGGGGACCCGGCCAGCGCCGCGCCCATGCCGGCGACGGTGTCCACCGCCGAGGCACCGGGGCCACCGGGGTTGATGAACAGGGCACCGATCCGGTTACCGGTGGCCGGAATCCGGATGACGGCCAATTGAGCTTGTGCACCTTGGGGATCCGGGGAGTTCCATTCGACGGGTACCGACACGGTGCGGCACTGCGCCGTCGGAATCCGTGCCGGATCTTGCACCCACTGAGCGCAACTTCCCCACTCCGGCCCGGATTCCGGTGCGGCGCCCGCGACCGGTGCGGCGACGGGGCACACCACGGCGGCTGCGCCGAGCAGGGTCACCGCCAGAGCTCGCACCACTGCCCGTCTGCCCGCCCACCGCACGGCAGTCATGGTCGCATGGCGGCCGCCGCCGGGTCTGCGCCTGAGGCCGAGCAGAGATCAGCCGGAGACCATCCGGTGACCTTCCCGTCCTGATCGGTCAGCAGCGGGTCCCGGGCGGCGGCACTGTCACGTCGACGAGGTACGTCGCGGCGATATCGTCGATGCACTTGTTGCCCTGGAACACCACGGTGTGCTGGGTGCCCTCGAAGGTCACCAGGGTGCCGCCGAGTTGGCGAGCCAGGTCGACGCCGGCCTGGTAGGGCGTCGCCGGGTCGTTGGTGGTCGAGACGACCAACGTCGGAGGGAGCCCCTTCACCGAGATCTCGTGTGGCTTGCTGGTGGGCGGCACCGGCCAGAACGCGCAGGTACTCATTGGCGCGTGCCCGGTGAACTCGCCGTAGCTCATGAATGGAGCCACCTCGCGGGCGCGCCGGTCCTCTTCGACGACGGTGGCCCGGTCGGTGATGGCAGGTTTGTCCACGCAGTTGACCGCGACGCGCACGTCGGTCGAATTGTTGTAGTGGCCCTTGGCATCTCGGCCCATGTACAGGTCGGCCAATGCCAGCATGACATCGCCGTTGCCTTTCTTCAGCCCGGTCAGGCCCTCGGTCAGGTGCCGCCACAGGTTCGGCGAGTACAGCGGCAGGATGGTGCCCACCGTGGCGTCGCTGTAGCCCAGCCCCCGCTGATCGCGGGTCTTGGCCGGGTGTTCCACCAGTGGGTCGACCAGGCTCTTGTAGACCTCGACGGCCTTGGCCGGGTCGGTGCCAAGCGGGCAATCGGGGTTCTTGGTGGTGCAGTCGGTGGCGTAGTTGTCGAAGGCCTTCTGGAATGCCGCGGCCTGACGGATGTCTTCTTCGACCGGATCCGCGTTGGGGTCGACGGCACCGTCGAGGATCATCGCGCGGACGTTCTGCGGGAACTGCTCGGCGTAGGTTGCACCGATGCGGGTGCCGTAGGAGTACCCCAGGTAGGTCAGCTTGTCGTCGCCGAGGGCGATCCGGATCGCGTCCAGATCCTTGGCGACGTTCTCGGTTCCGACGTTCTCGAGGAACTCTTTGCCCATCTTGTCGACGCAGCGCTGAACGAATTTCTTGGTTTCGTTCTCCAGGTGGTCGACGCCTTCGGGGGTGTATTCCACCGTCGGATCGGCCCGCAGCCGGTCATTGTCCTCGTCGGAGTTGCACCACACCGCGGGCGTCGAGGAACCGACACCGCGCGGATCGAACCCGACGATGTCGAAGCGGTCCTTGACCGACTGCGGCAGACCCGACAGCAGGGAGACGGCCGATTCCACGCCGGATTCGCCGGGCCCGCCCGGATTGATCACCAGCGAGCCGATCTTCTGGCCCGCGGCCGGGAATCGGATTATTGCCAGGCGGGCGATGTCGCCGTCGGGCTTGGAGTAGTCGACCGGCACCGACAGCATCCCGCATTCGGCGTTGTCGGGGATCTGCACGTGGTCACCGGAACCGGCGTTGCACGGCAGCCATTGCACCGGCGTTCCGGGCCTCGGAACCGCGATCCTGGCCTGGCCCTCGACCACCTGGGTACAGCCCGCCGCGGCCACGACCGTCACCGCCAGCAGCGCGCCGAACCTCATCCTGAACTTCATGGCTGCCCATGCTGCCATGACGTGACATCGCCGCAGGCCGGGCCTGGTCACGAGGCGCCGGGACACTATCGGGTAGCGGCCAGGAGTTCGTCGAGCGCGACGTGGAAGTCGTCGGCCATATCCCACAGGTCAGGCAGCAATTCCGGGCAGGACATGATGCCGACGTCGAGCATGCCGGTCAGCGACATCACGGTGATGTTGAGACCCGATCCGTGGAAGATCGGGCCCAGCGGGTACATGGCCTTGACCTCACTGCCCAGCAGGTATAGCGGCTGCTGCGGCCCGGGCACGTTGGAGATGACGAGATTGTGGACGGGCTTGGCCCCCGACAGCCGGCTGGCCGCGTACACCCGCATCGCGGCGCCGAACACCGCGGGCGCCGCGAACTGGGTCCAGTCCTGAAGCAGCGTCGCACCGATCGCGGAACTGTGTTGTTTGGCAACCGAATTCGACGCAGCGATGGCCCTCAGCCGTTCGGCCGGATCATCGATGTTGGTTTCGAGCTTGGAGAACATCCCCGAGACCTGGTTGCGTCCGGGCCGGTCGGAACGGTCATGCACCGACACTGGCACCATCGCTACCAGGGAGTTCTCGGGCAGTTCGCCGCGGTCGCGCAGGAAGGTGCGCAGCACGCCGGACACCAGCGCCATCACCACGTCGTTGACCTTGACGTCGAAGTGGTTCTTGACGGTCTTGATGTCCTCGAGGTCCAGCTGGGCG from Mycobacterium sp. DL440 includes the following:
- a CDS encoding TIGR03619 family F420-dependent LLM class oxidoreductase; protein product: MKFYVSMAFMDTREAVEVARAADDLGYDGMGIPDHVVNLETLSTPYPYTKDGKRRWEAFTDWPDPWVMIGALALVTTRLKFVTTVYLPAMRDPYSAAKAIGTAAYLAGGRLELGIGVGWCEEEFGLLGQQFARRGKRTDEMLELMKQLWEPGWTEFDGEFYTTPRLEMEPTPPPIPIYVGGLSDIALRRAARHDGWIGDLISTEAALQRVDRLRDLRAEKGLTMDDFTIITPLTDAFTPEHYARAEAGGIQGIITMPWMFYSGPDATLAEKIDGMKRFRKDLALDR
- a CDS encoding PaaI family thioesterase, whose amino-acid sequence is MQHTFDVITAAEHDRLEALYEPFARAMRELVDAGVRTEVDSQTIAEATTAVEAVTAALRREQRDGSQAMLHAETNRPVVWANPVVGLRNALAPPLVIEHSEDGSCWSEFVLGAAYEGPLGWVHGGICALVLDHILGEVASGGLNEPRYTGTITCRYRRGTPLGPLRAEAYIDRTEGVKTFARGHISDGDGITVEAEGVFITPAWARDAG
- a CDS encoding bifunctional [glutamine synthetase] adenylyltransferase/[glutamine synthetase]-adenylyl-L-tyrosine phosphorylase, producing MNVPKPATDRPKLPSVGRLGLVHPQAAAELEQLGWNTEAHVELLWSLSRAPDADSALLAMVRLADALGAGTDELNRQLLTDKALRGRLFGVLGSSLALGDHLVAHPESWRLLVGAVGLPGIDELRSVFTAAALAAEIDRGTSSAVPALRDLYRDRLLVLAALDVASTVENEPVLPFVEVAAHLSDLADAALGAALTVATRVVCEDGMQPRLAVIAMGKCGAHELNYVSDVDVIFVGEPLVGGADESDNDDNLATATRVAGEMMRFAADAFFEVDAALRPEGKRGQLVRTLDSHVAYYQRWAKTWEFQALLKARPAAGDAELGKAYIEALMPMVWTACEREDFVPEVQAMRRRVEELVPAGVRARELKLGTGGLRDVEFAVQLLQLVHGRNDDSLHVASTVDALTALGEGGYIGRDDTANLTASYEFLRLLEHRLQLQRLKRTHMLPDESDDEAYRWLARAAHVRPDGRHDAAGVLREELKRQSMRVSRLHAKLFYQPLLESVGQPALGIGAGMSTEAAERQLAALGYEGPQSALTHLAALTGQTGRRATVQQVLLPTLLDWLSDTPDPDAGLLAYRRISEELAEQRWYLSTLRDEGAVAKRLMRVLGTSAYIPELLMRAPEVIQLYADGPNGPKLLDGDPDSMARALVASAGRHPDPVRGIAAARTLRRRELARIASADVLGLLDVTDVCRALTAVWVAVLQAALDAVIRANTPESGAPARIAVIGMGRLGGGELGYGSDADVMFVCEPNTGVEDSAAVRWSVSVAEQVRALLGTPSADPPLEVDTGLRPEGRSGPLVRTLASYAAYYEQWAQPWEIQALLRAHRVAGDLELGERFLLIADKTRYPAGGVSAEAVQEIRRIKARVDAERLPRGADPNTHTKLGRGGLADIEWTVQLLQLRYAHKLPALHNTSTLQTLDVIGAAELVAEDDVELLREAWLTATRARNALVLVRGKPTDQLPGPGRQLNAVALAAGWGSDDGGEFLDNYLRVTRRAKGVVRKIFGGE
- the glnA gene encoding type I glutamate--ammonia ligase, with the translated sequence MDRQKEFVLRTLEERDIRFVRLWFTDVLGYLKSVAIAPAELEGAFEEGIGFDGSSIEGFARVSESDTVARPDPSTFQVLPWTTSAGKHYSARMFCDITMPDGSPSWADSRHVLRRQLAKASDLGFSCYVHPEIEFFLLQPGPDDGSVPVPADNSGYFDQAVHDSAPNFRRHAIEALEQMGISVEFSHHEGAPGQQEIDLRYADALSMADNVMTFRYLVKEVALADGVRASFMPKPFGEHPGSAMHTHMSLFEGDTNAFHSPDDPLQLSDVAKSFIAGILEHASEISAVTNQWVNSYKRLVHGGEAPTAASWGAANRSALVRVPMYTPRKASSRRVEVRSPDSACNPYLTFAVLLAAGLRGVEKGYVLGPQAEDDVWSLTPEERRAMGYRELPTSLGNALEAMENSELVAEALGEHVFDYFLRNKRAEWENYRSHVTPYELKTYLSL
- a CDS encoding alpha/beta hydrolase encodes the protein MTAVRWAGRRAVVRALAVTLLGAAAVVCPVAAPVAGAAPESGPEWGSCAQWVQDPARIPTAQCRTVSVPVEWNSPDPQGAQAQLAVIRIPATGNRIGALFINPGGPGASAVDTVAGMGAALAGSPLTDHFDLVGFDPRGVGHSTPELRCRTDAEIDAYRREPMADYSPAGVAHIENVYRQFAQQCLDRMGAPFLANVGTASAVRDMDAVRAALGEEQINYLGFSYGTELGGAYAEQFGDRVRTMVLDGAIDPSQDPITKNIRQLAGFQKAFDTYAADCARSADCPLGTDPAQFVGRFRRLVDPLVTTPHPTADQRGLGYADAITGTGNSLYSARYWPYLTSGLLGLTRGTDAGDLLLLADDYWRRGSAGPDAGHYQNMQDAFTAIRCVDSPFPTDPTVWADADQRIRAAAPFMSYGEFTGYAPRDICALWPVPATSAPHPITGPGPGKVVVVSTTGDPATPYQAGVDLAGQMGAALISFKGTQHTVVFNGDACVDTAVLNFFVNQASPGDLSC
- a CDS encoding alpha/beta hydrolase; amino-acid sequence: MKFRMRFGALLAVTVVAAAGCTQVVEGQARIAVPRPGTPVQWLPCNAGSGDHVQIPDNAECGMLSVPVDYSKPDGDIARLAIIRFPAAGQKIGSLVINPGGPGESGVESAVSLLSGLPQSVKDRFDIVGFDPRGVGSSTPAVWCNSDEDNDRLRADPTVEYTPEGVDHLENETKKFVQRCVDKMGKEFLENVGTENVAKDLDAIRIALGDDKLTYLGYSYGTRIGATYAEQFPQNVRAMILDGAVDPNADPVEEDIRQAAAFQKAFDNYATDCTTKNPDCPLGTDPAKAVEVYKSLVDPLVEHPAKTRDQRGLGYSDATVGTILPLYSPNLWRHLTEGLTGLKKGNGDVMLALADLYMGRDAKGHYNNSTDVRVAVNCVDKPAITDRATVVEEDRRAREVAPFMSYGEFTGHAPMSTCAFWPVPPTSKPHEISVKGLPPTLVVSTTNDPATPYQAGVDLARQLGGTLVTFEGTQHTVVFQGNKCIDDIAATYLVDVTVPPPGTRC